A single region of the Oceaniferula marina genome encodes:
- a CDS encoding PEP-CTERM sorting domain-containing protein (PEP-CTERM proteins occur, often in large numbers, in the proteomes of bacteria that also encode an exosortase, a predicted intramembrane cysteine proteinase. The presence of a PEP-CTERM domain at a protein's C-terminus predicts cleavage within the sorting domain, followed by covalent anchoring to some some component of the (usually Gram-negative) cell surface. Many PEP-CTERM proteins exhibit an unusual sequence composition that includes large numbers of potential glycosylation sites. Expression of one such protein has been shown restore the ability of a bacterium to form floc, a type of biofilm.): MKKILLKTLLFAAGASGVSATTTLATYIDGADYADTNTPAASSDASITASVMSFESLSGGFGGPVRDTFGDVPVGGAGDSSFWYIINANQDLSSDPGAASAVASDYFGFMVTVDAGSAINATALTFDWGIGNNDGTVTGAILGWRAFASVDGGAFTSVGTSEVTTDVVTKTWLGQTSANLDLAGLATTGDGGNIEIRIQQWTSSSSGGLHNSYQNLTIHGDIQAVPEPSSAALLGLGGLALIMRRRK, encoded by the coding sequence ATGAAAAAAATATTACTTAAAACCCTACTGTTCGCTGCTGGGGCGTCGGGCGTATCAGCTACCACTACACTGGCAACGTATATTGACGGCGCAGACTATGCAGACACCAACACGCCGGCAGCCTCATCTGATGCGAGTATTACGGCGTCGGTGATGAGCTTTGAGAGCCTGAGCGGAGGGTTCGGAGGACCTGTGCGTGACACATTTGGAGATGTCCCAGTAGGAGGTGCCGGAGATAGTTCTTTTTGGTATATTATAAACGCCAACCAGGATTTAAGCTCTGATCCTGGAGCTGCGTCTGCGGTTGCATCTGATTATTTTGGTTTTATGGTCACCGTCGATGCCGGTTCTGCCATCAATGCCACAGCTCTTACCTTTGATTGGGGGATTGGCAATAATGATGGGACCGTTACAGGGGCGATTCTAGGTTGGCGTGCCTTTGCCAGTGTCGATGGCGGAGCCTTCACTTCAGTCGGTACAAGTGAAGTGACCACAGACGTTGTTACTAAAACCTGGCTGGGGCAAACGTCAGCCAATCTCGATCTCGCCGGGTTGGCGACAACCGGTGACGGCGGAAATATCGAAATAAGAATTCAACAGTGGACCTCAAGCTCCTCCGGCGGTTTGCATAACTCTTATCAAAACCTGACTATTCATGGAGATATCCAAGCGGTGCCAGAACCATCCTCGGCAGCTCTTCTCGGTCTTGGGGGATTGGCATTGATCATGCGTCGCCGAAAGTAA